A genomic segment from Acidobacteriota bacterium encodes:
- a CDS encoding glycosyltransferase family 2 protein, which produces MVKVSVVIISYNSASTILETVASLVDPPPPFPLEVIVVDNSSSDETVNLVRKNFPAVRLILNEHNLGFARANNIGANEAEGRFLLFLNPDAKITSKELSLMLSRMEKDDGIGGIGPAIFSPDGRYELSYGFKPSFLNELYQKLLSFLLSRRNILSRFLARKRLGREREVPWLTAACLLLRREAFERVAGFDERFFLYFEDVDLSLRIREAGFSLIYFPEAIVIHRRGGSTSLFPLSVAKEYRRSQLYFYGKHYGKGRLILLKVYLIVKFFFGLLFSLLRLTGKEPFFYIEMIKFVLRYRSG; this is translated from the coding sequence TTGGTTAAGGTAAGCGTGGTAATCATTAGTTATAATTCCGCTTCTACCATTCTCGAGACGGTGGCCTCCCTTGTTGATCCCCCCCCTCCTTTCCCTTTGGAGGTGATAGTGGTGGATAACTCATCGAGTGATGAGACAGTCAATTTGGTAAGGAAGAATTTCCCTGCGGTGAGGCTCATCTTGAACGAGCATAATCTTGGCTTTGCCCGGGCGAATAATATCGGAGCAAATGAGGCGGAGGGCAGGTTTCTCCTCTTTTTGAACCCCGATGCTAAGATTACCTCAAAGGAGCTTTCCTTGATGCTTAGTCGGATGGAGAAGGACGATGGTATTGGGGGGATAGGTCCTGCTATTTTTTCTCCTGATGGACGGTATGAGCTTTCCTATGGTTTTAAGCCCAGTTTTTTGAATGAGTTATATCAGAAATTACTTTCTTTTCTCCTTTCGCGAAGGAATATTCTCTCCCGTTTTCTGGCGAGAAAAAGGCTCGGAAGGGAACGGGAGGTTCCTTGGCTTACCGCCGCCTGCTTGCTCCTCCGAAGAGAGGCTTTTGAACGGGTGGCTGGATTTGATGAGCGGTTCTTCCTCTACTTCGAGGATGTCGATCTCTCGCTCAGGATCAGAGAGGCGGGGTTTTCTTTAATCTATTTCCCCGAAGCGATCGTTATTCATAGGAGGGGGGGAAGTACTTCTCTATTTCCCCTCTCGGTTGCCAAGGAGTACCGGAGGAGTCAACTTTATTTCTATGGGAAGCATTATGGAAAGGGAAGGTTGATCCTGCTTAAGGTTTATCTTATAGTCAAATTCTTCTTCGGGTTGCTTTTTTCCCTCTTGAGGTTGACGGGAAAGGAGCCGTTTTTCTATATCGAGATGATAAAATTTGTCTTGCGTTATCGGAGTGGGTGA
- a CDS encoding ribonuclease H-like domain-containing protein, whose translation MFEPKGEEIKRLLSSPYRDILGREKENITLRRRLELVLRKERKRRREASKVNELPGEWVSTPYGEVLVRERVYPWDYRHGDFPIGRALELPRQAISFLLPDLSADVDLSQFLFIDTETSGLAMGTGTYIFLFGAGFLVEEGFKVVQYFIKDYSQEQAMLHLIEELLSKFSLLVSFNGRRFDISLLETRFIINRMGMELDQFPHIDLLYPSRLLWRRVFPDCRLITLEREVLSFLRFDDIPGEEIPWRYFHYLRTGDLGLVLPIFEHNLLDILSLLALFFFIASLLSSPAELAPLLSADFSALGRFFEEREKLETSVACYQEELKGGGKRAYQAAKRLSLIYKRTGDYPSALPLWRLMRERMEGFDPFPYEEEAKYYEHKAKDYQRAKRLVEEAITRFKETEWILPPSKREEIYSLLHHRLKRLVRKLTTRNQEEGL comes from the coding sequence ATGTTTGAGCCGAAGGGGGAAGAGATAAAAAGGCTCCTCTCCTCACCCTACCGGGATATCCTGGGAAGGGAGAAGGAGAATATCACTCTAAGGCGGAGATTGGAGCTCGTCTTAAGGAAGGAGAGAAAGAGAAGGAGGGAAGCTTCTAAGGTGAACGAGCTTCCCGGTGAGTGGGTGAGTACCCCTTATGGTGAGGTGCTCGTGCGGGAGCGGGTCTATCCCTGGGATTATCGCCATGGAGATTTCCCCATAGGGCGGGCTTTGGAATTGCCGAGGCAGGCGATCTCTTTCCTTCTTCCCGATCTTTCCGCTGATGTTGATCTCTCCCAGTTCCTTTTCATCGATACCGAGACGAGCGGACTCGCTATGGGAACGGGGACCTACATCTTCCTCTTCGGTGCTGGCTTTTTGGTTGAGGAGGGGTTTAAGGTCGTTCAGTATTTCATAAAGGACTACTCCCAAGAGCAGGCAATGCTCCACCTTATAGAGGAGCTTCTGTCAAAATTTTCCCTCCTCGTGAGCTTCAACGGGAGGAGGTTCGACATCTCTCTCCTTGAGACGCGGTTCATCATAAACCGGATGGGGATGGAGCTTGACCAATTTCCCCATATCGATCTTCTCTACCCATCAAGGCTTCTCTGGCGGAGGGTGTTTCCCGACTGTCGGCTTATCACCCTGGAGCGAGAGGTCTTATCCTTTCTTCGTTTCGACGATATACCCGGAGAGGAGATACCCTGGAGGTATTTCCATTACCTCCGCACCGGGGATCTTGGGCTCGTTCTTCCCATCTTCGAGCACAACTTGCTCGACATCCTCTCCCTGTTAGCCCTTTTCTTCTTTATCGCTTCTCTTCTTTCCTCACCTGCTGAGCTTGCCCCACTTCTTTCCGCCGATTTCTCCGCCCTCGGCAGGTTCTTTGAGGAGCGCGAGAAATTGGAGACCTCGGTCGCCTGCTATCAAGAGGAGTTGAAAGGAGGAGGAAAGAGGGCTTATCAGGCGGCAAAGCGTCTTTCCCTGATATATAAGCGAACCGGGGATTATCCTTCTGCCCTTCCCCTATGGCGCCTTATGCGGGAGAGGATGGAGGGATTCGACCCTTTCCCCTACGAGGAGGAGGCGAAATACTACGAGCACAAAGCGAAGGATTATCAGCGGGCGAAGAGATTGGTGGAGGAGGCGATAACGAGATTTAAAGAGACGGAGTGGATACTTCCTCCAAGTAAAAGGGAAGAGATATACTCTCTACTCCACCATAGGCTCAAAAGATTGGTAAGAAAACTGACCACCCGAAATCAGGAGGAAGGCTTATAA
- a CDS encoding roadblock/LC7 domain-containing protein, whose amino-acid sequence MVAGDLFIYEEDFNKLNAVISKLREEAHAKIVFLVDKNGQQIAATGDIENLDTTSLASLTAGNVAATDGLARLIGEREFNILFHEGERDNIHISIVANRIILVVIFDQRSSLGLVRLRVKKASGELTRIFDQIMEKISKEKETVRKDFESPFSEITDEDIERLFGGGES is encoded by the coding sequence ATGGTAGCGGGTGATTTATTTATCTACGAAGAGGATTTCAATAAGCTCAACGCGGTAATCTCCAAGTTGCGGGAGGAAGCCCACGCCAAGATCGTATTCCTCGTTGATAAAAACGGGCAACAGATAGCAGCAACCGGGGATATCGAGAATCTGGATACCACTTCGCTCGCTTCACTCACTGCAGGAAATGTGGCAGCCACCGATGGATTGGCACGGCTGATCGGGGAACGGGAGTTCAATATCCTGTTTCATGAAGGAGAGCGGGATAACATTCACATCTCCATTGTGGCGAACAGGATCATCCTGGTGGTCATTTTCGACCAGCGCTCCTCGCTCGGGTTGGTAAGGTTGAGGGTAAAGAAGGCAAGTGGTGAACTCACCAGGATATTCGACCAGATTATGGAGAAAATATCAAAGGAGAAGGAAACGGTAAGAAAGGATTTTGAGTCCCCCTTCTCCGAGATTACCGACGAGGATATCGAACGCCTGTTTGGTGGTGGAGAAAGCTAA
- a CDS encoding diguanylate cyclase → MEEEEEKKKVLVVEDTKDHAELIKLKLIEQGYQVEVVESGEDALSLPHLSSFYAIVCDFLLPKMNGIEFLIELKKRNVDVPVIVMTAHGDEQTVVRAMKEGAYDYIVKEVDFNFLELLPPVIEEARGKYLLTRQNAELTKKLKEKTERLTELTKELKRLSITDPLTNIYNRRFFFEALKLEFNRASRYLQPLALIILDLDDFKKINDTYGHLAGDKILAEVASILVNGVRQGDVLARYGGDEFALLLPATELGNGLKVALRLKKKVTEHCFFIKQKKLTLTLSAGVVATDDFSAKTAEGLLEEGDKRLLAAKKRGKDQIFPPYKPSS, encoded by the coding sequence GTGGAGGAGGAGGAAGAAAAGAAAAAAGTCCTCGTGGTCGAGGATACCAAAGACCACGCTGAGCTCATCAAGCTGAAGCTCATCGAACAGGGATATCAGGTAGAGGTGGTGGAAAGCGGAGAGGATGCTCTCTCCCTTCCCCACCTCTCCTCTTTTTACGCCATTGTCTGCGATTTTCTCCTTCCCAAAATGAATGGGATAGAGTTCCTCATCGAGCTCAAGAAGCGGAATGTCGATGTCCCGGTGATCGTGATGACCGCCCATGGAGATGAGCAGACAGTAGTTCGGGCGATGAAGGAAGGGGCATATGACTACATAGTGAAAGAGGTAGATTTCAATTTCCTCGAGCTTCTTCCCCCGGTAATAGAAGAGGCACGGGGGAAATACCTCCTTACCAGACAAAATGCTGAGTTGACAAAGAAGCTAAAAGAGAAAACAGAACGCTTGACCGAGCTTACCAAGGAGCTGAAGCGACTCTCCATCACCGACCCCTTAACCAACATCTACAATCGACGCTTCTTCTTCGAAGCGCTTAAGCTCGAGTTCAACCGTGCTTCCCGCTATCTTCAACCGCTCGCCCTCATTATTCTCGATCTCGATGATTTCAAGAAGATAAACGATACCTACGGACATTTAGCCGGGGATAAGATCTTAGCCGAGGTTGCCTCCATCCTGGTGAACGGAGTAAGGCAGGGGGATGTACTAGCAAGATACGGGGGGGATGAATTCGCCCTTCTCCTCCCGGCAACTGAGCTGGGAAACGGGTTGAAGGTAGCTCTGAGGCTCAAAAAGAAGGTAACGGAACACTGTTTCTTCATCAAGCAGAAGAAGCTCACCCTCACCTTAAGTGCCGGAGTAGTGGCGACCGACGACTTCTCAGCCAAAACAGCAGAAGGACTTCTTGAGGAGGGAGACAAAAGATTACTTGCTGCAAAAAAGCGGGGGAAGGATCAGATCTTTCCTCCTTATAAGCCTTCCTCCTGA
- a CDS encoding fructose 1,6-bisphosphatase has protein sequence MKTTLTAIKADIGSIGGHLAPSERIIKRVSEYIREKGSSLLSDYYVSYTGDDISILMVHQHGVSNEDVHRLAWEAFAAGTEVAREEGLYAAGQDLLKDAFSGNVKGLGPAVAEIEFEERPAEPFIFFAADKTDPGAYNLPLYLAFADPMHSSGLILSPKIGKGFTFVIMDVSCTEGDRVIELNAPEDLYDIAALLRDTSRYVIEEIRSRATGAKAVSVSTTRLRNIAGRYTGKDDPIMIVRVQGEFPASGEVLSPFALAHYVSGFMRGSHIGPLTPAKTGTCCSFFDGPPIVSALAFSLYRGKLTGPVDAFDHPFWDTVREEAARKSLEIRKQGFFGAAMLPYEDLEYGGIVDRLKKLEDRFKLRS, from the coding sequence ATGAAGACAACGCTAACAGCAATAAAAGCCGATATCGGAAGTATCGGTGGTCATTTGGCGCCGAGCGAACGGATCATAAAAAGGGTTTCTGAATACATAAGGGAAAAAGGTAGCTCACTATTATCCGATTATTATGTGAGTTATACCGGAGACGATATCTCCATTCTAATGGTACACCAGCATGGCGTCTCAAACGAGGATGTTCATCGGCTCGCCTGGGAGGCGTTCGCTGCGGGAACGGAGGTAGCAAGGGAAGAGGGGCTTTACGCCGCAGGGCAGGATCTCCTGAAGGATGCCTTTTCTGGTAATGTAAAGGGATTGGGACCGGCAGTTGCTGAGATAGAGTTCGAGGAACGTCCGGCTGAGCCCTTCATCTTCTTCGCTGCTGATAAAACCGATCCAGGTGCTTACAACCTGCCCCTCTATCTCGCCTTTGCCGACCCAATGCATTCATCCGGACTCATCCTTTCTCCGAAAATAGGCAAGGGGTTCACCTTTGTTATTATGGATGTCTCCTGCACTGAGGGGGATCGAGTTATCGAGCTCAACGCTCCTGAGGATCTTTACGACATTGCCGCCCTACTCCGGGATACCTCACGCTATGTCATCGAGGAGATCCGCTCTCGGGCTACTGGCGCCAAAGCGGTTTCGGTAAGCACCACCAGACTCAGGAACATCGCTGGGAGGTATACGGGCAAGGACGATCCGATAATGATCGTCCGGGTCCAAGGGGAGTTTCCCGCTTCGGGCGAAGTTCTTTCTCCGTTTGCCCTCGCCCACTATGTCTCTGGCTTTATGCGGGGAAGCCATATTGGACCGCTCACTCCAGCAAAAACCGGTACTTGTTGCTCCTTCTTCGATGGACCTCCCATCGTATCCGCTCTCGCCTTCTCCCTTTATCGAGGAAAGCTCACCGGTCCCGTCGACGCCTTTGACCACCCATTCTGGGACACGGTGAGGGAGGAAGCGGCGAGAAAGAGCCTCGAGATAAGAAAACAAGGCTTCTTCGGAGCAGCGATGCTCCCCTATGAGGACCTCGAGTACGGTGGGATCGTCGACAGACTGAAAAAACTGGAGGATCGATTTAAACTGAGGAGCTGA
- a CDS encoding gliding-motility protein MglA, with the protein MTYVNYASREINCKIVYYGPGLGGKTTNLQYIYERTSPHLKGKLISLATETDRTLFFDFLPLDLGSIKGFRTRLHLYTVPGQVFYNASRKLILKGVDGIIMVADSQVERMDANLESLQNLQDNLKECGYDLMNIPYVLQLNKRDLPNIVPVEEMKKKLVVKGEPVFEAVAIQGIGVFATLKAISKLVLMDLKKKME; encoded by the coding sequence ATGACTTATGTAAATTATGCCTCACGAGAGATAAATTGTAAGATCGTTTATTACGGTCCTGGACTCGGTGGTAAGACCACCAACCTTCAATATATCTACGAAAGGACGAGTCCTCATCTTAAAGGAAAACTCATCTCCCTTGCTACTGAAACCGATCGTACCCTCTTTTTTGACTTCCTTCCCTTGGATTTGGGTAGCATCAAGGGATTCCGCACCCGGCTCCATCTCTACACCGTCCCGGGGCAGGTGTTCTACAATGCCAGCCGTAAGCTCATTCTTAAAGGGGTAGATGGCATCATTATGGTGGCTGATTCCCAGGTGGAGCGGATGGACGCCAATCTGGAATCGCTCCAGAACCTCCAGGATAACCTGAAGGAATGCGGTTATGACCTAATGAACATCCCCTATGTGCTCCAGTTGAACAAGCGGGACCTTCCAAACATCGTTCCCGTCGAGGAGATGAAGAAGAAGCTGGTGGTAAAGGGAGAACCTGTCTTCGAGGCGGTGGCTATTCAGGGGATAGGCGTCTTTGCTACCCTGAAGGCGATATCAAAATTGGTGTTGATGGATCTGAAAAAGAAAATGGAATAA
- a CDS encoding glycosyltransferase family 4 protein: protein MKIGIDARELQGRPTGVGRYLKTLLLHLPELLPECKFVLYHSTRFACELPNLSRLTLRLIPKGLIPLNTYWEQFVLPREVKKDRLSLFFSPGYFLPLSLSLPRVVAIHDISFEAHPEWFSLKERIRRRRFIRKAAEIADLVLTDSRFSKEELLRYYHLPEEKVKVVYLGVDPFFKPIDDEEKLSELRDKLELERDEKIILFAGSILPRRRIPELIRALPLILRQVPEAILVIAGENRTFPYINLPLLASELGVRERVRFCGFMGEEALNLLYNLASVFIYLSDYEGFGLPPLEAMAVGTPVVTSDSSSLRELYQGSALLLSSFEPKEIADGVVSLLLEEEKRDELIAKGFSLAEKLSSRRMAEEVASLLKPLLGNALG, encoded by the coding sequence ATGAAGATCGGTATTGACGCACGAGAGCTTCAGGGGAGACCTACCGGAGTAGGAAGGTATCTTAAGACGCTTCTCCTCCATCTTCCAGAGCTTCTTCCGGAATGTAAATTTGTCCTCTATCATTCGACCAGGTTTGCCTGCGAGCTTCCGAACTTGTCCCGGCTTACCTTAAGGCTCATCCCCAAAGGGTTGATCCCGTTGAACACCTATTGGGAACAATTTGTTCTTCCTCGTGAGGTAAAGAAGGACAGGCTATCCCTCTTCTTTTCCCCAGGCTATTTTCTCCCCCTTTCTCTTTCTCTCCCCCGGGTGGTGGCGATCCACGACATTTCTTTTGAAGCACATCCTGAGTGGTTTTCTCTTAAAGAACGGATAAGAAGACGCCGTTTCATCCGCAAGGCAGCAGAAATAGCCGATCTCGTGCTCACCGATTCCCGCTTCTCCAAGGAGGAACTCCTCCGATATTACCACCTGCCAGAAGAAAAGGTGAAGGTTGTTTACCTCGGGGTGGATCCTTTCTTCAAGCCCATCGATGACGAGGAGAAGCTATCAGAGCTCAGGGATAAGCTCGAATTGGAGAGGGATGAGAAGATAATCCTCTTTGCGGGGAGCATCCTTCCCCGAAGGCGTATACCGGAGCTCATTCGGGCACTGCCCTTGATCCTTCGCCAGGTGCCGGAGGCGATTTTGGTAATCGCGGGTGAAAATAGGACCTTTCCTTACATCAACCTGCCGCTCCTCGCCTCCGAGCTCGGGGTGAGGGAGCGGGTTCGTTTCTGTGGTTTTATGGGTGAGGAGGCGCTAAATCTCCTCTATAACTTAGCCTCGGTCTTCATCTATCTCTCCGATTACGAAGGGTTTGGTCTTCCTCCCCTCGAGGCTATGGCTGTTGGCACCCCGGTGGTGACGAGCGATAGCTCATCTTTGAGGGAGCTCTACCAGGGGTCGGCGCTCCTTCTTTCATCTTTTGAGCCAAAGGAGATAGCGGATGGTGTGGTAAGCCTCCTCCTCGAGGAAGAAAAAAGAGATGAATTGATTGCGAAGGGTTTTTCCCTCGCTGAGAAGCTTAGTTCAAGGCGGATGGCGGAAGAGGTTGCCTCTCTTCTTAAACCCCTCTTAGGTAACGCCCTTGGTTAA
- a CDS encoding DEAD/DEAH box helicase, with product MSKEERLEELVEKLVHSPKTGREITKVEVLPQRKGSLAPFPEKIPERIVSALKKVGIERLYSHQREAIERVLAGENVVIATPTASGKSLCYHLPVLIRMLEDKGSRALFLFPTKALSQDQVMEFNKLVETLSLPIACYTYDGDTPADARRAIRAKGNVVVTNPDMLHTGILPHHTKWLKLFSNLHFVVIDELHTYRGVFGSHFANLMRRFLRVARFYGAKPIFICSSATIGNPKELAEQLVGERFTLIDQNGAPSGKKYFIFVNPPLVNPALGIRASYINEARKYGGRFISHGIKTIIFAPSRLKVEVLTRYLKEDFRDRLGEEGIRGYRGGYLPKLRREIERGLKEGKVIGVVSTNALELGIDIGELEASIIAGYPGTIASTWQEAGRAGRKRNTSVAVLIARSNPLDQFIITHPDYFFSRSPEEGRVNPENPVILASHLKCAAFELPIAEGEDLGGEIGKEILDILTEDGFLHKIGGRWHWASDSYPALSVSLRTASPDNFVVIERGERDRTIGEVDYESAFTTIYPGAIYLAEGECYQVKELDFPGRRAYVERVSADYYTEAISYTGVRVLDIFEEKEEKGVRVEQGEVRVNTKVAGYKKIRFETGENVGYGEVNLPEQELTTEGYWFTIPDEVISRFPFSRSELVDGLLGISYLLIHLASFLLMCDVSDLGRSIGDRDAGWFAASGADGRGFYSYAKGISRLEPGAIGSFRPTLFIYENYPGGVGGMPFLFDKHSLLLSEAMEIIASCPCEMGCPSCVGPSAEVSTRAKEVAFHILKEIGGDV from the coding sequence ATGTCGAAGGAAGAAAGGCTTGAAGAGCTGGTTGAAAAGCTGGTTCACTCCCCCAAAACTGGGCGAGAGATTACCAAGGTGGAGGTTCTTCCGCAAAGGAAGGGAAGTCTCGCCCCCTTCCCGGAGAAGATACCGGAGCGGATCGTCTCCGCTCTGAAGAAGGTGGGCATAGAAAGGCTTTATTCCCATCAGCGAGAGGCGATCGAGAGGGTTTTGGCTGGGGAGAATGTGGTCATTGCCACCCCTACCGCATCGGGCAAGAGCCTTTGTTATCACCTTCCCGTCCTTATCCGGATGCTCGAGGACAAAGGCTCTCGTGCCCTTTTCCTCTTTCCCACCAAGGCGCTCTCCCAGGATCAGGTGATGGAGTTCAACAAGCTCGTCGAGACATTATCCCTACCCATCGCCTGCTACACCTACGATGGCGATACCCCGGCTGATGCCCGGAGGGCGATAAGGGCAAAGGGCAATGTGGTGGTGACCAACCCCGATATGCTTCATACCGGTATCCTTCCCCACCATACCAAGTGGCTTAAGCTCTTTTCCAATCTTCATTTTGTGGTGATCGATGAGCTTCATACCTACCGTGGGGTGTTTGGTAGCCATTTTGCCAACCTTATGCGCCGTTTCCTCCGGGTGGCTCGTTTTTATGGGGCGAAGCCCATCTTCATCTGTTCCTCTGCTACCATCGGGAACCCGAAGGAGCTTGCTGAGCAGTTGGTGGGGGAGCGGTTTACCCTCATCGATCAAAATGGCGCCCCCTCGGGAAAAAAGTACTTCATCTTCGTGAATCCCCCGTTGGTAAACCCTGCCCTCGGCATCAGGGCAAGCTATATAAATGAGGCGAGGAAATATGGAGGAAGGTTCATTTCCCACGGGATAAAGACGATAATCTTTGCTCCCAGCAGGCTCAAGGTAGAGGTGCTTACCCGCTACCTGAAGGAGGATTTCAGGGATAGATTGGGAGAAGAGGGGATCCGGGGCTACCGCGGAGGATATCTCCCTAAGCTTCGTCGGGAGATAGAGAGGGGGCTTAAGGAGGGGAAAGTGATCGGTGTGGTCTCCACCAATGCCCTTGAGCTCGGGATCGATATCGGCGAGCTTGAGGCGTCGATAATAGCGGGGTACCCGGGGACCATCGCCAGTACCTGGCAGGAGGCGGGCAGGGCGGGGAGGAAGCGAAATACCTCGGTAGCGGTGCTCATTGCCAGGAGCAATCCCCTTGATCAGTTCATCATCACCCATCCCGATTACTTCTTCTCTCGCTCCCCCGAGGAGGGAAGGGTGAACCCAGAGAATCCGGTGATCTTAGCCTCCCATCTGAAATGCGCTGCCTTTGAGCTTCCCATCGCCGAAGGCGAGGACTTGGGAGGAGAGATAGGAAAGGAGATACTCGATATCCTGACCGAGGATGGTTTCCTCCATAAGATAGGAGGAAGATGGCATTGGGCATCCGATTCTTATCCTGCTCTCTCCGTCTCTTTGAGAACCGCTTCCCCGGATAACTTCGTGGTCATTGAGAGGGGAGAACGGGATAGAACCATCGGAGAGGTGGATTACGAATCTGCCTTCACCACAATTTATCCCGGCGCTATTTACTTGGCGGAAGGAGAGTGCTACCAGGTGAAGGAGCTCGATTTTCCAGGGAGGAGGGCTTATGTGGAGAGGGTTTCCGCCGATTACTACACCGAAGCCATCTCTTACACCGGGGTAAGGGTTCTCGATATCTTCGAGGAGAAGGAAGAAAAAGGAGTGAGGGTGGAGCAGGGTGAGGTGCGGGTTAACACCAAGGTAGCGGGCTACAAGAAGATAAGGTTTGAAACTGGAGAGAATGTGGGCTACGGGGAGGTGAACCTCCCGGAGCAGGAGCTTACCACTGAGGGGTACTGGTTTACCATTCCGGATGAGGTGATCTCTCGCTTCCCATTTTCGAGGAGCGAGTTGGTCGATGGGCTTCTCGGTATCTCCTACCTCCTCATCCATCTTGCAAGCTTTCTTCTTATGTGCGATGTCTCTGATCTCGGGCGCTCCATTGGCGACAGGGACGCCGGGTGGTTTGCCGCCTCTGGTGCCGATGGAAGGGGCTTTTACAGCTATGCCAAGGGTATCTCCCGTCTTGAGCCCGGGGCGATAGGGAGCTTTCGTCCCACCCTATTCATCTACGAAAATTATCCCGGTGGCGTTGGGGGGATGCCCTTTCTCTTCGATAAACATAGCCTTCTCCTCTCCGAGGCGATGGAGATTATCGCTTCCTGCCCTTGCGAGATGGGTTGTCCTTCCTGCGTTGGTCCCTCCGCCGAGGTCTCTACCCGGGCGAAGGAGGTGGCGTTTCACATTCTCAAGGAGATAGGCGGAGATGTTTGA
- a CDS encoding glycosyltransferase family 4 protein, translating into MRITIDIRPLLRRPTGVGRYLIGLIEALSLLDGENAYLLFTSSLRDRFIEGSLRIGENFEVRDFHLPVRLVNLLWHRLRFPPVETFLGEIDIAHSPSPLIMPTRKAKRIITLHDLYFLRHPELAYGEIRRDYIPLVRKSAVFAHSAISVSQFTKNEAVELIGIPEEKVRVIPSGVSPHFFERVDKGKIVQVKRIFGIKGNYLIFVGGGEPRKNLPLALSAFRMFLGRTNFRFSLVVIGGLGRWEKEIMSEIDRLSLWDNVILTGYVVDESLIPLYAGADALLYPSRYEGFGFPMLEAMAVGTPVIASDTSSLPEIAGSAVVLLPPDDPEAWADAMYRLIFEPELRKELIKKGKERAREFSWEEAARKTLSLYRELI; encoded by the coding sequence ATGCGAATAACGATCGATATAAGACCTCTCCTTCGTCGTCCCACCGGGGTGGGAAGATATCTTATAGGACTGATCGAAGCCCTCTCCCTTCTCGATGGAGAGAATGCCTATCTCCTTTTCACCAGTTCTCTTCGCGATAGGTTCATCGAAGGAAGCCTCCGGATTGGGGAAAACTTCGAGGTGCGGGATTTTCATCTTCCCGTACGGCTGGTTAATCTCCTCTGGCACAGGTTGCGTTTCCCCCCAGTGGAGACCTTTTTAGGGGAGATCGATATCGCCCATTCCCCATCTCCCCTGATAATGCCCACCCGGAAGGCGAAGAGGATCATCACCCTGCACGACCTCTATTTCCTCCGCCATCCTGAGCTCGCTTATGGTGAGATACGCCGGGATTATATACCGCTGGTGAGGAAGAGTGCGGTGTTCGCTCATTCTGCTATTTCTGTATCTCAATTCACCAAGAATGAGGCGGTAGAGCTTATCGGTATCCCCGAGGAGAAGGTACGGGTGATCCCATCCGGTGTCTCGCCCCATTTCTTTGAGCGGGTGGATAAGGGAAAGATCGTTCAGGTGAAGAGGATCTTTGGCATCAAGGGGAATTATCTCATCTTCGTAGGAGGGGGGGAACCAAGAAAGAACCTGCCATTAGCCCTTTCCGCCTTCAGGATGTTTCTTGGAAGAACCAATTTCCGCTTTAGCCTGGTTGTTATAGGCGGTCTTGGCAGATGGGAGAAAGAGATAATGAGTGAGATAGATCGCCTTTCCCTTTGGGATAATGTTATCCTAACCGGTTATGTGGTAGATGAATCTCTTATTCCACTTTATGCTGGGGCGGATGCCCTTCTCTACCCTTCGCGTTATGAGGGTTTCGGTTTTCCGATGCTTGAGGCTATGGCTGTTGGTACCCCGGTGATCGCCTCGGATACCTCCTCCCTCCCTGAGATAGCTGGCTCTGCCGTCGTCCTCCTTCCTCCGGATGACCCCGAGGCGTGGGCGGATGCGATGTACAGGTTGATTTTTGAACCTGAATTGAGGAAGGAATTGATAAAAAAGGGCAAGGAAAGGGCGAGGGAATTCTCTTGGGAGGAGGCGGCGAGAAAAACTCTTTCCCTTTATCGGGAGCTTATCTGA